The Vigna unguiculata cultivar IT97K-499-35 chromosome 6, ASM411807v1, whole genome shotgun sequence genome contains a region encoding:
- the LOC114188135 gene encoding protein FLUORESCENT IN BLUE LIGHT, chloroplastic-like — MASSLSFPILIPFALESPSCVTVPHMAFSKPPKHHRPLVRGGVTVRPLHRRLNSATLFRCSSAADDAVITLHVGGMMCEGCANSVKKLLESRPQVLSARVNLASEIAIVSPAPEEKTAPNYLKQLGEELAEHLTTCGFTSTLQGKLACLSLKLDKIVPRFEYTLDGSSKVSTLLHCSKYKEDMHQRFPSLIVVASNILMFAMPNTALAETCEADNSFFNMPILLAVALIGATVGGLLARQRRNELQRVNEQLIQINAALRKQAKIESYAPSLSYAPIGGGRIPDNEIIVDPKKQELISKLKNGKNFLRNQQLDKAFIEFKNALELAQNLKDPIEEKKAARGLGASLQRQGKYRDAIKYHSMVLAISEREGEDSGNTEAFGAIADCYTELGELEKAGHFYDKYIARLEKD, encoded by the exons ATGGCTTCGTCTCTTTCATTTCCGATCCTCATTCCGTTCGCACTGGAATCCCCGTCGTGTGTGACGGTGCCGCATATGGCATTTTCCAAACCTCCGAAGCACCACCGTCCTTTGGTCAGAGGCGGAGTCACAGTTAGACCGCTTCATCGCCGCCTCAACTCCGCTACGCTGTTCCGGTGCTCTTCCGCCGCGGACGACGCTGTCATCACCCTTCACGTTGGG GGAATGATGTGCGAAGGATGCGCTAATAGCGTCAAAAAGCTTTTAGAAAGCCGA CCTCAAGTGTTGTCTGCTCGTGTAAATTTGGCATCAGAGATAGCAATTGTTTCGCCTGCACCTGAAGAAAAAACGGCACCAAATTATCTAAAGCAATTAGGGGAGGAACTTGCGGAGCATTTAACTACCTGTGGTTTTACATCTACCCTTCAAG GAAAATTGGCTTGTCTTTCGTTAAAATTGGACAAGATTGTTCCACGCTTTGAATATACACTTGATGGGTCTTCTAAGGTTTCAACTTTGTTGCACTGCTCAAAGTATAAG GAAGACATGCACCAAAGGTTCCCATCACTAATAGTTGTAGCGAGCAATATTTTGATGTTCGCTATGCCTAATACAGCTTTGGCTGAAACTTGTGAGGCTGATAACTCTTTTTTCAATATGCCTATATTGCTAGCGGTAGCCCTCATCGGAGCCACAGTTGGAG GGTTGCTTGCTCGGCAAAGAAGAAATGAATTACAACGGGTAAACGAGCAATTAATCCAAATCAATGCAGCATTAAGGAAGCAAGCCAAAATCGAGTCTTATGCTCCTAGCTTGAGTTATGCTCCCATTGGTGGTGGTAGGATACCTGATAATGAAATTATTGTTGACCCAAAGAAGCAAGAATTAATTTCTAAGTTGAAAAATGGAAAGAACTTTTTAAGGAATCAACAGTTGGATAAAGCATTCATAGAGTTTAAGAATGCACTTGAGCTTGCCCAGAATCTAAAGGATCCTATCGAAGAAAAAAAGGCTGCCAGAGGTCTAG GAGCTTCATTGCAAAGACAAGGAAAATATCGAGATGCTATAAAATACCATTCCATGGTTTTGGCCATCTCTGAACGAGAAGGGGAGGACTCAGGGAATACAGAGGCATTTGGGGCAATTGCTGATTGTTACACTGAGCTTGGAGAGCTTGAGAAAGCAGGCCATTTCTATGACAAGTATATTGCAAGACTAGAAAAGGACTAA